The Neptunomonas concharum genomic interval TAGCTTGAGTGTCTGGTAAATTGGCGGAAGATGGCGGGCTAATCCAGTTGGTGTTGCCTTCTTTATCTTTTACTAAATTCAGCTTAAGCCCATTGATAACAATGTTGCTCATCTGAACCTGCCCTGAGAAGAGTGGGGCGAGTTTAACTGACACCTCCGCACGGCCCAAGTGAGCCAGCGGAGCTCTTTGTGGGAAGTTAGCATCAATCTCTGCGACAGAAAGGCCAAGCCACGGGAATACTGACCAGCTGATCTCACCGCCAATCTTTAATTCAATTCCGCTTTTCTCAAGCGCTGCCTGTTCTATCTCTGCTTTGAAATCGTTTGGATTAAAGAAAGCGCCGAGGATGGCACCGCCCGCTGCCACCAATACGGCACATATGGCGACAAGTCCAAGAACGATTTTGATCAACTTACCCATAGCAACGCCCTTCTAGGTTCTTTTATAGTTTAGCCAACACTGTTACAGAGACCCAGTGTAACGAATTATCGCTATAGAATGCATGTAAGATGTGAATCGTGGGTTAATTGTTTGTTGCGGTGCATCCTGAGTCAGGTAGATATATAATAAGTCTTTTCTGTTTCTTATCAGCGGAGAGCAGCATGTCTGATCGCAAGGCCACAGTAAATCGGGAAACTCTGGAAACTCAGATTACCATCTCCATCAATTTGGATGGCACCGGGCAGTTCAGCGCAGATACCGGTGTTCCTTTTTTGGAGCATATGATGGATCAGATTGCTCGCCACGGCCTTATCGACCTGAGCATTGAAGCCAATGGCGATATCTATATTGACGATCACCACACGGTAGAAGATATCGGTATTACGTTAGGACAAGCGTTTAAACAAGCCGTGGGAGATAAAACCGGTATTCGTCGATATGGACACGCTTATGTGCCTCTGGATGAAGCTTTATCTCGTGTGGTTATCGACTTCTCGGGCCGCCCTGGGCTCAGCTTTAATTGCGATTTTACGCGCGCATCCATTGGTCGATTAGATACCCAGCTGTTTTGGGAGTTTTTCCAAGGCTTTGTAAACCATGCAGGCGTCACATTGCACATTGATAATATCAAAGGCTTTAATGCTCACCACCAAGCGGAAACGATCTTTAAAGCGTTTGGGCGCGCACTGCGGATGGCGCTAGAAGTTGATCCACGAGCAGAGACCATGATGCCTTCAACCAAGGGTGTGCTCTAACCATGAGTAGTATTGCGGTTATTGATTATGGGATGGGGAACCTGCACTCGGTTGCTAAAGCTTTAGAACATGTCCAACCAGGTGTGGATGTTTGGGTCACATCAGACCCTAAAAAAGTCGCCGAAGCAGATCGTGTATTGCTACCCGGTGTGGGGGCGATTCGCGATTGTATGGCTGAAATTTATAAGCAAGGTGTAGACAAAGAAGTTGCCGAAGCGATCCGCTCTGGTCGACCCTTTCTAGGTATTTGTGTTGGCTATCAAGCGTTAATGCAAGTGTCGCAAGAAAATGGTGGCATTGATTGTCTAGGCGAATTTGAAGGTAGTGTGAACTATTTTGGTGACCATCTTCTAGATGCTCAGGGCGAACGCCTTAAAGTGCCGCATATGGGTTGGAACCAGGTTCAGCAAACGATTGATCACCCACTCTGGAACAACATTGAAGATGGCAGCCGCTTTTACTTTGTACACAGCTACTATGTGAAAGCAGCGCAACGAGCGCAAGTGGCTGCGACCTGTGAATACGGTGTGAAATTTGATGTGGCACTGAGTCATGACAATGTATTTGCGGTGCAATTTCACCCAGAAAAGAGTCATACAGCCGGTTTGCAGCTATTAAAAAACTTCCTGAATTGGGATGGAAAGCCCTAAGTCGTGCACCTGATGGCCCATAGAGGGTACGGAGAATTAACATGGCATTAGCCAAACGCATTATTCCTTGTCTGGATGTTGAAAACGGTCGTGTTGTTAAAGGCGTGCAGTTTGTTGATATTCGAGATGCAGGCGATCCTGTTGAAGTCGCAAAGCGCTATGATGAAGCAGGCGCGGATGAGATCACCTTTTTGGACATTACGGCGACCCATGAAGGACGCGATACCATGGTGCATACAGTCGAGCGTATGGCCTCACAAGTCTTTATTCCATTGACCGTCGGTGGTGGTATCCGCACTTGTGAAGATATTCGCACGATGTTGAATGCGGGTGCTGATAAAGTCTCAATCAACAGTGCGGCTGTGTTTAATCCGGAGTTTGTGCGCGAAGCCTCAGAACGCTTTGGTTCGCAATGTATCGTAGTAGCCATTGATGCCAAGAAAGTCTCTGCTGAAGGCGAACCTGATCGTTGGGAAATTTTCACGCACGGAGGCCGAAAGCCGACGGGTTTAGATGCCGTTGAATGGGCGAAGAAAATGGTCGAGCTAGGCGCCGGTGAAATTTTGCTGACCTCGATGGATCAGGATGGTGTGAAGAATGGTTATGATCTCGGTGTGACCCGTGCGATTTCTGAAGCGGTGAGTGTGCCGGTGATAGCATCGGGTGGCGTTGGCAATCTTGATCATCTGGTCGAGGGAATTCTTGAGGGTAAAGCGGATGCGGTGTTAGCGGCCTCTATTTTCCACTTCAATGAATATAGCATCCCTCAAGCAAAAGCGTATATGCATGATCGGGGTATAGAAGTTCGGCTATAGTTGATTCAGATAAGCCCGTCCATGTGTCGGGCTTTTTTATGTTAGGAAGACACCCATGAAAAAGGTTCTATTAATTGCGATTAGCGGGTTGGTCATAATTAACGCTTATGCCACCGAGGTTACTCTAACTCCTGTTCAAGTTAGTACGTTGGAAGCGATCGTTGATCAGGCGAGCTACAGGGCTCCAGCGAAGGTAGTCAATGAGCAACACCTTGATGTTAGCGTAGAGATAAGTGGCTTACTGAATGCATTCGAAGTGAGAGTGGGTGATAGAGTTGCTAAAGGTGATTTATTAGCGCGCTTTGATTGTCAGGATTATCAGCTATTAGGTGAACAAGCGCGACATAGCGTGGTGGCGTTAAATAGCCAGCTTACCTTAGCTCAGCAACAGCTTAAACGTGCCCGTGCACTACAAAAAACGGGTAGTGCCTCCGTAGAGTTATTAAATCAGCGTCAAACCGAATTTAATGCATTAAGCGCCCAAGTTAAAGGGCAGCAAGTTCATTTGCAGCAAGCTGAACGTGATATCTCCCGATGCGAAGTGAGAGCCCCGTTTTCTGGGGTAGTTACTCAGGTGAAAACGGCGGCAGGTGCTTGGTTATCTGTGGGTAGTCCAGTCCTTCGATTGCTCAGTGATAATGGCATGGAAGTAAGTGCAAACTTACAGCAGCACCTGCTCAGTACGTTGGATGATGCCGACAAAATAGTATTTCGCTTAGGACAAGATAGCTACCTACTGAAGCTAAGATCATCTATCCCTTTTATTAATGAAACTACTCGAACCCAAGAGGTACGTTTCATTTTTGAACGTGCTAAAGCGCTAACGGGAGCGGTTGGTGAGTTGGTATGGCAGTCGTCAGAGCTGCGCTTGCCACCTGAGTATTTGGTCAAACGAGAAGGTGTATTGGGTGTCATGTTAGCAGAAGCTGATAAGGCGAGATTCTGGCCTTTGTCCGATGCACGAGAAGGGCAGTCGGTTAATGTTGAGCTTTCCCCAGACGTGTTGGTCATTATTCAAGGGCAGCATGTCGTGAATGAAGGCTCAATGATTTTTGTAGAAAGTGCTACTACTGAAAAAGCTTCTGGAGCAATGGATAATGCTACAACGTCTGCTCAATAACCATGTCTTAGCGAACCTGACGTTTGTGCTGGTGCTGATGATCGGCGCGATCGCTTACATGATGCTGCCCCGCCAGCAAGATCCTACTATTAACTTTAACTGGATAGCGGTCACAACCGCCTTGCCTGGGGCGACGGCACAAGATGTTGAGCTGCGCGTTACCAATCCATTAGAAGATGCGGTGAGGTCAATCTCGGATATTCGCTTTGTATCGTCTAATAGTCGAGAAGGGATCTCCAGTATGTTGATCCGCTTCGAAGATATTGATGATCGCACCTTTGATAAACATGTCAGCTCGATTCGGCGGGAAATTCAAAATGCTGAAGCTGATCTTCCGGCAGAAGCAACGGATCCTTTTATCTTAGAAATCACATCATCGAATGCATTCCCAAGCGTGATGGTGGCCGTAACGGCCTTGTCAGATGGCGATAATCTACGCCAGCAGGCGGTTAATATTGAGCAAGATTTAGAACGCTTAAAAGGCGTTGAGCGTGTTGACCCTGTCGCGTTGGATGATCCTGAATTACAAGTAAATCTTAACTTGGATCGCTTGCAGGCTTTGGGTATTTCTCCCACACAAGTGTCCGATTCGGTTGCCTTATGGTTCAGAGACGTTTCGGCAGGTAGCGTCAATGTTGGCGATCAAGGTTGGTTGGTGAGGTTGGCAGGCCGAAATGCAGAAGCGGATAAGGTTGCCGAAATCCCTTTGGTCGGGGCGGGAGGAGATATTCGCCTGCAGCGTATCGCTGATGTTGTCCGTTCCCACGAAAAGTCTACGCAGTTAGCGAGAGTTGATGGTCGCCCCGCTGTGATGATGGCGGTCATGAAGAAGGAGAGTGCCAATACGCTTGAGTTAGTCGAGCGCGTCAAAAGCTATCTTGATGAGCGCAATCAGCTTGAAGTGCAGACAGGCGTACGGCTTCTTGTGATCGATGATCAAACGGTGCCGACTCGTGAAGCGATCACCTTGATGCAAAATAATGCCAGCATTGGTCTGCTTTTAGTTTTGCTAGTCGCTTGGCTATTTCTCGGTATGCGGATCGCTATACTCACCGCGATCGGTATTCCTTTTATTTTGGCAGGTACTTTTTGGGTGCTTTGGTCGATGGGCGAAACCCTCAATGTTGTGGCGCTATTAGGCGTAGTGATCGTGCTGGGGATGTTGGTTGATGATGCTGTAGTCGTCGTAGAAGCCATCTATTATCGGCTGCAACATGGGACTCATCCAATGGAGGCGGCGATCGAATCCTTACAAGAGGTGGCTCAGCCAGTTGCCAGTGCCGTGTTAACGACAATGGCCGCTTTTTTACCCTTGATGCTGTTACCAGGTATTTTGGGTGACTTCATGCGAGTGATCCCGATGGTCGTCACCATCGCCTTGGCTATTTCGCTGATCGAGGCTTTTTGGATGTTACCCGCCCATGTTCTGGTTGCTAAAATCCGCTTTGATAAACCCTCTCGTACCCAGTTACTGCGTCAGAAAATGACCAGTAACATACAGCGTTTCTATCTTCGCTTATTAGTGAAAACTCTCCGCCGACCGATTATCACGCTGTCGTCGATCGTACTGTTGTTTATGGGCTCTATCGGTTTGATCGGATCAGGTCAGATCAAGATGGATTTCTTTGCTTCAGATCCACTGCGATTATTCTACGTAAACGTACAGATGCCGCCGGATATACCACTTGAAAAAACACTGCAAAAAGTTCTGGAGGTTGAGCAACGGGTAAAAGCACATCTGAATCCTGAGGATGTACGCGCTGTCGCAAGTTATGCAGGGCAGATGTTTACCGAGATGGAGCCATTTTTCGGCGATCAGTATGGCCAGATATTAGTGGGTCTTAAGCCTAAAAGTGCAGATAACCGTGATGTGGATGAGATTATAGAGGCGATGCGTGAAGATGTTACCCGTATAGCGGGCCCCGTTCGGGTATCTTTCTTGCGTATGGCCGGAGGCCCGCCCGTCTCCAAACCCATTAGCGTGAAAATTCGTGGTGATGACTACCAAGAGATTCGCCAAGCGGCTTCAGATATGCAAGCGATGTTATTGGATCTTCCCGGTGTTAAAGATATTGGTGATGATGCCGGTAGTGGCCGTATGTCGATGACGCTGAAGCCTGATTATACGGCGATTGCGGCTGCCGGATTGAATCCTTCACAAGTCTTAAGGACGGTGCAACTGTTGGTCGATGGTGAAGTCGTTGCAGATATGCAATCGAAGGGCAGAAAACTGGAGGTGCGTGTTAAAGCCGCCACGCAAGCGTATCAGAATATTAATGACCTCCTGCTGTTCCGCTTACCTGATCACCAAGGCCGCATGATCCCCTTAAATGCGCTGGTTAGCGCAGAGTATGCTGAGAGTATTGGGAATATCCGCCACTATAATTTCCGTCGAGCGATCACGGTTGATGCGGATATTGAAGAGGGTGGCATGGATACGGTACAAGCGAATGCATGGCTTTTGGATAATTGGAATAAACAGTTACAGGCGAAGTATCCAGCGATCAACTTGGATTTTTCTGGAGAGTTAGATGATATCCAAGAAAGCATGGACTCTATTGCCGTTCTTTTCCTGTTTGGTGTGGGGTTGATGTACCTCATCTTAGGAACGCAATTCTCAAGTTATTGGCAGCCTTTCATGATATTGGCGACCGTACCGATGGCTTTCACGGGTGTCGTGTTGGGTTTATGGGTGACGGGTAATCCCTTGAGTTTGTTCACTTTGTACGGTGTTGTAGCGTTAGCGGGAATTGCGGTGAATGCTGCGATTGTCTTGATCTCGGCCGCGAACCAGCGTCTTGATAAGGGGATGAGCGTATTACACGCAACACTCTATGCATCTCGGCGGCGTGTAATACCTATTCTGATTACCTCGTTAACAACGATAGCGGGCTTGTTCTCTCTTGCAACGGGGTTAGGAGGTAAGTCGCTAATATGGGGGCCTGTAGCAACTTCAATTGTCAGCGGTTTAGCTTTCTCTACCATCCTGACACTGTTTGTTGTGCCTTTGCTGTATCGACTGTTTATGAAACGGTCTGTAGGCTAGATATATTATTTAAGCCGCTTCTCTTCCTATTGTGAACGCCTTTGTCCTCCAAGCGTGAATAACGTTTGGAGGGCTTCTGCTGTCATCGGTCTTCCGTGTAGCCAGCCTTGTTGAATATCTACATCCATCTCTGTGAGTTGCTGCCATTGCTGCTGGGTCTCCACGCCTTCGGCAACCGTTGTCAGATTAAGCGTTTTAGCTAATTTAAGAATTGTATGGAGCACATCAGCATTAACAGAGTCAGTGCTCATGGAGGAAATAAAGCTCTTGTCCGCCTTTAGAATGCTGACCGGGAGTGAACGCAGATAGCTTAACCCGCAGTAGCCTGTGCCAAAGTCATCAATGGCAATAGGTATATTAGCTGCATCAAGCCGTTTTAAGGCTTGCTGTATTTTATCTGAGTCTAGCGCCAACATACTGTTTTCGGTCACTTCGAGTACTAATCCAGGAATCGTTTCACGAAAAGAGATGAGTTCATTGAGGCAATCTTTATCCAATAAATGACAAGCGGCAATGTTGATATGAACGGTAAACTGTGGGCACTCTTCAATGAAGGGCGCAAGATCTCGTCTACATTGCTCCAGCTGCTGAGATGTCATCTTCTTCAGTAAACCGGACTGCTCAGCATGGGGAAGGAACATAGCGGGTGGTTTTATTCCGTCAGTTGGATGTTGCCAGCGCACAAGGGCTTCTACTCCGATTAAACAACGGGTTTTAGAGTCTACAAGGGGTTGAAAAACAGAGAAGAACTCTTTGTTATACACCGCTTTTTTTAATTGTTGCGTAGGGTTAATAAGATACCGCTGTACTTGCCAACTCAAAAGATAAAGCAGTAGAAACAAGCCAAAAGCGCTTGAATACCAAGCCATAGGTATTTCATCTACACCTCGATACAAAATATCGCTTCTTTCGCTGATAGCGATGCTTAAGTTGGGTAGTGTCAATAAGGGCCGAATGGCAACAACGTGTTCTTTCCCGTTATCGAAGGTGCCTTCCCGAATAGTTGATGAGCTCAAAGGGAAATGAATGAGAGCAGACCGCAGAGGGAGGCTATACTCTCCTTCTAGCGTGATAGGAACTCCGCTTGTGTTATCAATAATAGCGGTATACCCATGAGTACTGGTATAGCCGAGCAACTGGTTTTGTAGCCAGCTAATACGAAGCAGTGCATTGACCTCGCCAAAATCGCTAGTGGTTCTTGCCAAAACGAAAGCCGGTTGCTGCATGAACTCGACAATTAATGGGCCTAAAAAGCGTAATCCGAACACTTTTTCAGGCTTGGCAACCTTGATTTGTGGTCTGATTTTTTCCCAGCTCGTACACAATAAAGTACCGTGGTGATCGACAAAACCAATTTCTACGATTTGAGGTAGTGTAAATAGCGCACTTCTGATTTGGAATAATGAATCTTCGGAACAACTACTTTGAGTAGACTCTAGTTCTAAAAGAACCAGATTGATAGCACTGAAATTTTGATCCAGCCAATCTGCGATATTTGTTGCTTTGTTGAGTAAAGATTCACGACGCAGCTCTTTCTCATTCGTGAAGTGCTCTACGTAAAAGGAACAAAAAACCAATGTGGTCAGGGTGCCACTGATTAAAAGCGTTACTAGATAACGATTAACCGTTGACCAACTGATGCTTATGTTCACAGTATTTACCTGTCTGGTTTTTGATTCCTTACTAGATCGTCAAATCTTTAGCGGCCGCTTAACTATAGCTGAATGTTGGGCGGTTTGCCTGATTATATGCTTATTGGGTAGGTGTGAGCGAGGCGTGTTTCCCAGCTTCAAAAGCCGCATCATTTAATGCGAGCATCTCGGCCCCTTTGTTTTTAAAACGAGAAAGCAATGCCGTTTTTAATACCTCGGAGCTTAGCGTCAGATGTGCAGCGATGGCGCCAAGCATAACAGAGTTGACTAAACGCCGGTCTCCCAGGTGAATCGCGATATTGCCCGCGTCAAAATTTACAAGATTTATGGGATGATCAGCGAGTTGTTGTTCTGGGTTTTCGGGATAATCAAACAACCCAACGGATACGACGGGAGGTGCCTGTGGGTAAGAGTTCACCATCACCGTTGCACCATTTCTTACGTGAGTTACCCAGCGCAGAGCCTCAGCCGGCTCGAACGCTAACATAAGGTCGGCATGACCTGGGGTGATAGAGGGCGATAAGACTTTGTTGCCAAAGCGAACATGGGAGGTGACAACGCCGCCTCTTTGAGCCATGCCTGCTACTTCGGTTTTTTTTACATCATAGCCGTCAAGGATGGCCGCTTGGGAGATGATATCGGCGGCTGTCATGACGCCTTGTCCACCGATCCCAACAACCAGAATATTGGTAATCTGTTCCATTACTTCAGCTCCACAGTGTCGATTCGGGCCGTGCTAATTACAGGCACAATAGCATCAGGTGCACAGGTGTTAATGCAAAGGTTACAGCCAGTACAAGCCGCGCTATCGATATTAACAAAGGATAGTACTTTCTCTTTTCCATTCGGCTTGATAACGGTCTCCCGGCGAGCTACCAAAATAGCTGGGCAGCCTACATCTAAGCAGTTGCTACAGCCCGTACATTTATCCGTATCGACAGTGAGAGGAGGCTGTTTTGCGTAGCGCTCTGTTAGCACACAGGGTTGATTGGTGATAATGACCGACGGTTCTTTAACTTTGACTTCGTCACGGAGTGCCTTAAACAGCGTCGGAAGCTCATAAGGGTTGACTTCGTGAATCCTCTCAGACCGGACACCTAACGCTTCACAAAGCTTTCTAAAATCAATTTTTACGGTCGCATCCCCATGAATATTTAACCCAGAGGATGGTGCATTTTGGCCGCCAGTCATCCCCACAGCGCGATTATCCAGCAATAAGATTGTGACATTACCCTTGTTGTACGTGATATCCAGGAGCCCCTGCATACCCATATGTAGAAAGGTCGAATCGCCAATGACAGCTAACACGTTCTTATTGGCGTCCTCTTCGCTGCGACCTTTATCAATGCCCTGCGCGACACTTAAGGATGCGCCCATACTGATACAAGTATCTAACGCATTCCATGGGTGGCCAGCCCCTAAGGTGTAACAACCAATATCGCCTGCAATAATGGTATTTTTGACATGAGATAAGCAATAGTAGATCCCTAAGTGAGGACAAGCAACGCACATCGTAGGCGGACGTGGGAATACCTCTGTCACACCGACAGCCGCAATGGTATTTTCTTTTCCTAGCAGGCGTGCGACGGCTGGTGTAATGACCGCAGGTGTCAGTTCGCCCATGCGAGGGATGGCCTCTTTACCATGTAATTGTATACCGGCGGCTTTTAATTCCGTTTCCAGCAACGGCTCAACTTCTTCGATAACGACTAATTTTTCAACCGAGTCGGCAAATTCACGAATCATTTCAATGGGGGCTGGGTGACTCATTCCTAGCTTTATCAATGGCGCATCAGGAAAAGCTTCCCTGACATGGCAATAAGCAGCGCCAGAGGTAATAAAGCCGACCTGCCGAGTGGAACCTTGCTCAATAACATTGAGCGAGCAGGACTCAGAAAAGGTTGCCAAAGTTTTATCTCGCTCCAGCATAAGGGGAATACGTTGCCTAGCGTTGCCCGGAACCATTACTAAACGGCTAGGGTCTTTGGTGAATTTTCGCCCTTCTTTAACCTGTGGTATTGATAGGGTGACTAATCCTTTTACGTGACAGATGCGTGTTGTTAAGCGAAGGATAACGGGGACTGCGTATTGCTCAGATAAGCCAAAAGCAAACCGTGTCATATCGTAAGCGTCTTGAGAGTCTGAAGGCTCCAGTACCGGCAGGTGGGCAAAGCGCCCCCAGTAACGAGAATCTTGCTCGTTCTGAGAAGATGACAACCCTACATCATCTGCAATCGCAATGACTAAACCGCCCACCGCCCCAATCAGTGTTTGAGTCATTAAGGCATCAGATGCCACGTTCATACCAACATGTTTCATAGCGCATAAAGCGCGGCTGCCAGCCAAGGATGCACCAATGGCGACTTCCAATGAGACTTTTTCATTGATAGACCACTCGGTATACAGATCAGGGTAAGCGGCGATGAACTCCAGAATCTCAGTAGAAGGTGTTCCCGGGTAAGCCGATGCGACGCGACAGCCTGCGTCCCGAGCGGCAAGGGCGACTGCTTCGTTACCAGAAATAAAAATAGCTGGGTTGCTCTGGACCTGTTGGGCGACCGACATAACACCACTCCGTTACATGATGATCATTCTTGGGGCAGAATGCTGAATAAATAAGCACTCGAGTGTAATAGCGGGGATTAGGGAAAATACCGACCTGGATCAATAAATCAGAATGAATTGGGCGAAGGTCTAAGTAGAATAACGGTCTACTTAAAAGATGAGAGGCATCTAAATAGCTGGGGATCGGTTGTGTTTTTGCGGGCTTTTACTGCGCTTATGGTCGTACATGCGCTTGTCGGCCAAGGTTAAACACTCGGACTGATTTTTGCCTTCAAGGCTGGAAGCTATACCATAACTGATACCTGATTTATCCCAGCCTTGTTTTCGAAGCTCTTTTTC includes:
- the hisB gene encoding imidazoleglycerol-phosphate dehydratase HisB, whose protein sequence is MSDRKATVNRETLETQITISINLDGTGQFSADTGVPFLEHMMDQIARHGLIDLSIEANGDIYIDDHHTVEDIGITLGQAFKQAVGDKTGIRRYGHAYVPLDEALSRVVIDFSGRPGLSFNCDFTRASIGRLDTQLFWEFFQGFVNHAGVTLHIDNIKGFNAHHQAETIFKAFGRALRMALEVDPRAETMMPSTKGVL
- the hisH gene encoding imidazole glycerol phosphate synthase subunit HisH, producing the protein MSSIAVIDYGMGNLHSVAKALEHVQPGVDVWVTSDPKKVAEADRVLLPGVGAIRDCMAEIYKQGVDKEVAEAIRSGRPFLGICVGYQALMQVSQENGGIDCLGEFEGSVNYFGDHLLDAQGERLKVPHMGWNQVQQTIDHPLWNNIEDGSRFYFVHSYYVKAAQRAQVAATCEYGVKFDVALSHDNVFAVQFHPEKSHTAGLQLLKNFLNWDGKP
- the hisF gene encoding imidazole glycerol phosphate synthase subunit HisF; this encodes MALAKRIIPCLDVENGRVVKGVQFVDIRDAGDPVEVAKRYDEAGADEITFLDITATHEGRDTMVHTVERMASQVFIPLTVGGGIRTCEDIRTMLNAGADKVSINSAAVFNPEFVREASERFGSQCIVVAIDAKKVSAEGEPDRWEIFTHGGRKPTGLDAVEWAKKMVELGAGEILLTSMDQDGVKNGYDLGVTRAISEAVSVPVIASGGVGNLDHLVEGILEGKADAVLAASIFHFNEYSIPQAKAYMHDRGIEVRL
- a CDS encoding efflux RND transporter periplasmic adaptor subunit gives rise to the protein MKKVLLIAISGLVIINAYATEVTLTPVQVSTLEAIVDQASYRAPAKVVNEQHLDVSVEISGLLNAFEVRVGDRVAKGDLLARFDCQDYQLLGEQARHSVVALNSQLTLAQQQLKRARALQKTGSASVELLNQRQTEFNALSAQVKGQQVHLQQAERDISRCEVRAPFSGVVTQVKTAAGAWLSVGSPVLRLLSDNGMEVSANLQQHLLSTLDDADKIVFRLGQDSYLLKLRSSIPFINETTRTQEVRFIFERAKALTGAVGELVWQSSELRLPPEYLVKREGVLGVMLAEADKARFWPLSDAREGQSVNVELSPDVLVIIQGQHVVNEGSMIFVESATTEKASGAMDNATTSAQ
- a CDS encoding efflux RND transporter permease subunit: MLQRLLNNHVLANLTFVLVLMIGAIAYMMLPRQQDPTINFNWIAVTTALPGATAQDVELRVTNPLEDAVRSISDIRFVSSNSREGISSMLIRFEDIDDRTFDKHVSSIRREIQNAEADLPAEATDPFILEITSSNAFPSVMVAVTALSDGDNLRQQAVNIEQDLERLKGVERVDPVALDDPELQVNLNLDRLQALGISPTQVSDSVALWFRDVSAGSVNVGDQGWLVRLAGRNAEADKVAEIPLVGAGGDIRLQRIADVVRSHEKSTQLARVDGRPAVMMAVMKKESANTLELVERVKSYLDERNQLEVQTGVRLLVIDDQTVPTREAITLMQNNASIGLLLVLLVAWLFLGMRIAILTAIGIPFILAGTFWVLWSMGETLNVVALLGVVIVLGMLVDDAVVVVEAIYYRLQHGTHPMEAAIESLQEVAQPVASAVLTTMAAFLPLMLLPGILGDFMRVIPMVVTIALAISLIEAFWMLPAHVLVAKIRFDKPSRTQLLRQKMTSNIQRFYLRLLVKTLRRPIITLSSIVLLFMGSIGLIGSGQIKMDFFASDPLRLFYVNVQMPPDIPLEKTLQKVLEVEQRVKAHLNPEDVRAVASYAGQMFTEMEPFFGDQYGQILVGLKPKSADNRDVDEIIEAMREDVTRIAGPVRVSFLRMAGGPPVSKPISVKIRGDDYQEIRQAASDMQAMLLDLPGVKDIGDDAGSGRMSMTLKPDYTAIAAAGLNPSQVLRTVQLLVDGEVVADMQSKGRKLEVRVKAATQAYQNINDLLLFRLPDHQGRMIPLNALVSAEYAESIGNIRHYNFRRAITVDADIEEGGMDTVQANAWLLDNWNKQLQAKYPAINLDFSGELDDIQESMDSIAVLFLFGVGLMYLILGTQFSSYWQPFMILATVPMAFTGVVLGLWVTGNPLSLFTLYGVVALAGIAVNAAIVLISAANQRLDKGMSVLHATLYASRRRVIPILITSLTTIAGLFSLATGLGGKSLIWGPVATSIVSGLAFSTILTLFVVPLLYRLFMKRSVG
- a CDS encoding EAL domain-containing protein — protein: MNISISWSTVNRYLVTLLISGTLTTLVFCSFYVEHFTNEKELRRESLLNKATNIADWLDQNFSAINLVLLELESTQSSCSEDSLFQIRSALFTLPQIVEIGFVDHHGTLLCTSWEKIRPQIKVAKPEKVFGLRFLGPLIVEFMQQPAFVLARTTSDFGEVNALLRISWLQNQLLGYTSTHGYTAIIDNTSGVPITLEGEYSLPLRSALIHFPLSSSTIREGTFDNGKEHVVAIRPLLTLPNLSIAISERSDILYRGVDEIPMAWYSSAFGLFLLLYLLSWQVQRYLINPTQQLKKAVYNKEFFSVFQPLVDSKTRCLIGVEALVRWQHPTDGIKPPAMFLPHAEQSGLLKKMTSQQLEQCRRDLAPFIEECPQFTVHINIAACHLLDKDCLNELISFRETIPGLVLEVTENSMLALDSDKIQQALKRLDAANIPIAIDDFGTGYCGLSYLRSLPVSILKADKSFISSMSTDSVNADVLHTILKLAKTLNLTTVAEGVETQQQWQQLTEMDVDIQQGWLHGRPMTAEALQTLFTLGGQRRSQ
- a CDS encoding indolepyruvate oxidoreductase subunit beta produces the protein MEQITNILVVGIGGQGVMTAADIISQAAILDGYDVKKTEVAGMAQRGGVVTSHVRFGNKVLSPSITPGHADLMLAFEPAEALRWVTHVRNGATVMVNSYPQAPPVVSVGLFDYPENPEQQLADHPINLVNFDAGNIAIHLGDRRLVNSVMLGAIAAHLTLSSEVLKTALLSRFKNKGAEMLALNDAAFEAGKHASLTPTQ
- a CDS encoding thiamine pyrophosphate-dependent enzyme; amino-acid sequence: MSVAQQVQSNPAIFISGNEAVALAARDAGCRVASAYPGTPSTEILEFIAAYPDLYTEWSINEKVSLEVAIGASLAGSRALCAMKHVGMNVASDALMTQTLIGAVGGLVIAIADDVGLSSSQNEQDSRYWGRFAHLPVLEPSDSQDAYDMTRFAFGLSEQYAVPVILRLTTRICHVKGLVTLSIPQVKEGRKFTKDPSRLVMVPGNARQRIPLMLERDKTLATFSESCSLNVIEQGSTRQVGFITSGAAYCHVREAFPDAPLIKLGMSHPAPIEMIREFADSVEKLVVIEEVEPLLETELKAAGIQLHGKEAIPRMGELTPAVITPAVARLLGKENTIAAVGVTEVFPRPPTMCVACPHLGIYYCLSHVKNTIIAGDIGCYTLGAGHPWNALDTCISMGASLSVAQGIDKGRSEEDANKNVLAVIGDSTFLHMGMQGLLDITYNKGNVTILLLDNRAVGMTGGQNAPSSGLNIHGDATVKIDFRKLCEALGVRSERIHEVNPYELPTLFKALRDEVKVKEPSVIITNQPCVLTERYAKQPPLTVDTDKCTGCSNCLDVGCPAILVARRETVIKPNGKEKVLSFVNIDSAACTGCNLCINTCAPDAIVPVISTARIDTVELK